One Elephas maximus indicus isolate mEleMax1 chromosome 16, mEleMax1 primary haplotype, whole genome shotgun sequence DNA window includes the following coding sequences:
- the ZNF487 gene encoding putative zinc finger protein 487 isoform X2, translated as MLENYSHLVSVGCCVTKPEVIFRLEQGDEPWILEEKSPHQSHSDFCMLDDQMEKSQENQDQHLWKIDFINSKTLTKENSSTLGITFYPDTNPVPSRKIPSKYDTYRMSSELIINNRKTFIKESEEFNTCGKLLLCTKHRNPHSREKPFEYDRNGKAIRQNEDLFQPQDIQSSKQFFGYNKCGKTFHEEAVFISHKRACLWEKHCQYNERLKNFSGRPTFIVHQRTHTRENHYEFNDCGKRSVGEKANLIKHHKVLMGEKHCECNQSENSFCKKSLRTHIQRTYIGERMFDCNENWEVLCKKPNFTQHQQTHKGKKSCQINQCAHPFCKKPNLPTYQKTDTGEKLYQCSECGKTLGHKSSFILHQRIHRGEKPYECTECGKSFGYRSGLAVHQRIHTGEKPYECNECGKNFCEKSNLRVHQRTHTGEKPYECNECQKAFSDRSALTVHQRVHTGEKPYECKECGKHFSQKPNFINHQRTHTGQKPYECKECGKSFSVKSKLREHQRTHTGEKPHKCNECGKTFYHKSSLTVHQRTHTGEKPYECDQCGKTFYQRSSLTAHQRIHSREKHY; from the coding sequence ACTTCTGCATGCTTGATGACCAGATGGAGAAGAGCCAGGAAAACCAAGACCAGCATTTGTGGAAAATTGATTTCATCAACAGCAAAACCCTGACTAAAGAGAACAGTAGTACATTAGGAATAACATTTTATCCGGACACAAACCCTGTTCCATCAAGAAAAATACCCAGTAAATATGATACATATAGAATGAGTTCAGAATTAATTATTAATAATAGAAAGACTTTCATAAAGGAATCTGAAGAGTTTAATACATGTGGGAAATTGCTTCTCTGTACAAAGCACAGAAATCCTCATTCCAGAGAGAAACCTTTTGAATATGATAGGAATGGGAAAGCCATTAGGCAAAATGAGGACCTGTTTCAACCTCAGGACATTCAATCTTCCAAGCAATtttttggttataataaatgtgggaaaaccttccATGAGGAGGCAGTCTTCATTAGCCATAAGAGAGCATGCTTGTGGGAGAAGCACTGTCAATACAATGAACGTCTGAAGAACTTTTCTGGCAGACCAACATTCATTGTTCATCAGAGAACTCACACAAGGGAGAATCACTATGAATTTAATGACTGTGGGAAGAGGTCTGTTGGTGAGAAAGCAAATCTAATTAAGCACCATAAAGTTCTCATGGGGGAGAAACACTGTGAGTGTAATCAGAGTGAGAATAGTTTCTGCAAAAAGTCACTCCGCACTCACATTCAGAGAACTTATATAGGAGAGAGAATGTTTGACTGTAATGAAAATTGGGAAGTACTCTGCAAGAAGCCAAACTTTACTCAGCATCAACAaacacataaaggaaaaaaatcctgTCAAATTAATCAGTGTGCTCACCCTTTTTGCAAGAAGCCAAACCTGCCTACATATCAGAAAACAGATACAGGAGAAAAACTTTATCAATGTAGTGAATGTGGGAAAACCCTCGGCCATAAATCCTCTTTCATCCTACATCAGAGAATACACAGAGGGGAGAAGCCCTATGAATGCACTGAGTGTGGGAAAAGTTTTGGTTATAGGTCAGGCCTCGCAGTACATCAGAGAAtacacacaggagagaaaccctatgaatgtaatgaatgtggaaaaAATTTCTGTGAGAAGTCAAATCTCCGTGTACATCAGAGAACTCACACGGGGGAGAAGCcctatgaatgtaatgaatgtcagAAAGCTTTCAGTGATAGGTCAGCTCTCACAGTACATCAGAGAGTACATACTggggagaaaccttatgaatgtaaagaatgtgggaaacACTTCTCCCAGAAGCCCAACTTCATTAATCATCAGAGAACTCACACAGGACAGAAgccctatgaatgtaaggaatgtgggaaatctTTCTCTGTGAAGTCAAAACTTAGAGAACATCAGAGGAcacacacaggagagaaacctcataaatgtaatgaatgtgggaaaacTTTCTACCACAAATCATCCCTCACAGTACATCAGAGAACTCACACAggggagaaaccctatgaatgtgaccaatgtgggaaaaccttttaCCAGAGGTCATCCCTCACAGCACATCAGAGAATACACAGTAGGGAGAAACACTATTAG